One region of Oceanipulchritudo coccoides genomic DNA includes:
- a CDS encoding sodium:proton antiporter, whose protein sequence is MIWITALLAGFLFALATWLILHRDWLRIIFGVMVLGHGANLVILSSSGDPRGKLPPITGGEANLADPLPQALLLTAIVIGFAVVAFFITLVYRILSDNGDLDLGELFDR, encoded by the coding sequence ATGATCTGGATCACTGCACTGCTGGCCGGCTTCCTCTTTGCACTTGCGACCTGGCTGATCCTTCACCGCGACTGGCTCCGGATCATTTTCGGGGTCATGGTGCTCGGACACGGGGCCAACCTGGTCATCCTCAGTTCTTCCGGTGACCCGAGAGGAAAGCTTCCGCCAATTACCGGGGGTGAGGCCAACCTTGCGGATCCACTCCCGCAGGCCTTGTTACTCACAGCAATCGTTATCGGTTTCGCTGTCGTCGCCTTTTTCATAACCCTGGTCTACCGTATTCTTTCCGATAACGGTGATCTTGATCTTGGAGAACTATTCGACCGGTAG
- a CDS encoding MnhB domain-containing protein, protein MLKPDSFILRKSATLIGLIVQIFAVYLFFRGHNLPGGGFIAGVASAIGILILIFANGSAIITRLCPFDPIRLCAWGLAIATLAGLAGLAFSGSFLTHYHYKDPDFPLLGSLYLGTPLLFDLGVFLVVLGVILKVTLVLMDALQMQKQSGEAAFLIARGCDDTILEDSDFNKEENNHS, encoded by the coding sequence ATGCTTAAGCCCGATTCATTCATCCTGCGTAAGTCCGCCACCCTGATTGGCCTGATCGTGCAGATCTTCGCAGTCTACCTGTTTTTCCGCGGACACAATCTGCCCGGTGGAGGATTTATCGCTGGAGTAGCCAGTGCTATCGGGATCCTGATCCTGATATTTGCCAACGGGAGTGCCATCATTACCCGCCTGTGCCCGTTTGATCCGATCCGCCTATGTGCATGGGGACTGGCCATTGCCACCTTGGCCGGATTGGCAGGACTGGCCTTTTCCGGAAGTTTTCTCACTCATTATCATTACAAGGATCCGGATTTCCCGCTTCTCGGATCCCTTTACCTCGGGACGCCCCTTCTTTTCGATTTGGGCGTTTTCCTGGTCGTCCTCGGGGTCATCCTCAAGGTGACGCTCGTTCTCATGGATGCCCTGCAAATGCAAAAGCAGTCTGGAGAGGCTGCCTTCCTCATCGCCCGCGGGTGTGATGACACAATTCTTGAAGACTCGGATTTCAACAAAGAGGAGAACAATCACTCATGA
- a CDS encoding cation:proton antiporter, whose translation MITEILTAFFLVLGSGVILLAAIGILRLPDALCRGHALGKGMTAGLILVLIGLWFYLGIEVAGIKVPLAVIFQFLTIPIASHLLVRQAYRNTKSREQK comes from the coding sequence ATGATCACAGAGATTCTAACCGCCTTTTTCCTCGTCTTGGGAAGCGGTGTCATCCTGCTGGCCGCAATCGGTATCCTGCGCCTGCCGGATGCCCTTTGCCGCGGGCATGCCCTGGGAAAAGGAATGACGGCCGGGCTGATTCTGGTGCTCATCGGACTCTGGTTTTACCTCGGAATTGAAGTCGCCGGAATTAAAGTCCCCCTCGCCGTGATTTTCCAATTCCTGACAATCCCCATTGCGAGCCATCTTCTCGTTCGACAGGCCTACCGAAATACCAAAAGCCGGGAGCAAAAGTAG
- a CDS encoding DUF1365 domain-containing protein: MQSSLYNCHVFHKRVSPVDYGFTSRIFMWMLDLDEIDEVARSNRFFSRNRFNVYSFRDDDHLYLGKSTLRENVEAYLSKEGIDEKPARISLLTNLRTMGYVFNPVSFYFCYDSGGQAIAVIVEVHNTFGELKPFLLTQADLQASQFKKEYPKLFYISPFSDLDQRLEIKVELPSDRLALYVNNSEKGASKPFFRSSLTGHAVPLNNRSLAAYSLRFPFITLKVIILIHWHALKLYLKKVPFHKKSDDPHLQKGILPKKGQSLNISPNETH, encoded by the coding sequence ATGCAAAGCTCGCTATATAATTGCCACGTATTTCACAAACGGGTCTCACCGGTTGATTACGGCTTCACCAGCCGGATCTTCATGTGGATGCTTGACCTGGATGAAATTGATGAGGTTGCGCGCTCCAATCGGTTCTTTAGTCGCAACCGCTTCAATGTGTATTCATTTCGTGATGACGATCACCTTTATCTGGGGAAATCGACACTCCGCGAAAATGTGGAGGCCTACCTGTCGAAGGAAGGCATTGATGAGAAACCTGCCCGTATATCGCTCCTCACGAATCTTCGCACGATGGGATATGTCTTTAATCCGGTCAGCTTTTATTTCTGCTATGATTCAGGCGGACAAGCAATTGCGGTAATCGTCGAGGTTCACAACACGTTCGGTGAGCTCAAGCCATTCCTCCTGACGCAGGCGGATCTGCAGGCCAGCCAGTTCAAGAAAGAGTATCCCAAGCTGTTCTACATTTCCCCATTCTCCGATCTCGACCAACGCCTCGAGATCAAGGTCGAATTGCCAAGCGATCGCCTGGCACTGTATGTCAACAATTCAGAAAAAGGGGCCAGCAAGCCATTCTTTCGCTCAAGCTTGACCGGTCACGCGGTGCCCCTGAATAACCGGTCCCTTGCTGCCTACAGCCTGCGTTTTCCCTTTATCACATTAAAAGTGATCATCCTCATTCACTGGCACGCCTTGAAATTATATTTGAAAAAGGTTCCGTTTCATAAAAAATCGGATGACCCGCATCTTCAAAAGGGAATCCTCCCAAAAAAAGGACAATCGCTTAACATTTCTCCCAATGAAACCCATTGA
- a CDS encoding Na+/H+ antiporter subunit E, whose translation MKTALIHIGIAFVWMFLNPKRDLPSLMVGLIIGWILLVAFRPLLPDDKYLRRSSAFFKWLWAFFKALVLSQFRVARLILFPGNNPIQPGFFEFPIRDLSDLEILMLSHSISLTPGTTSVEVDPEKQVLLVHALEADRPEDAISEIERTLLKPLLAFTRP comes from the coding sequence ATGAAAACTGCTTTGATCCACATTGGGATCGCCTTTGTCTGGATGTTCCTGAATCCAAAGCGTGATTTGCCGAGTTTGATGGTGGGCCTCATTATTGGATGGATCCTTCTGGTCGCCTTCCGCCCTCTCCTTCCCGATGACAAGTATTTGAGGCGGAGCAGCGCATTCTTCAAGTGGCTATGGGCTTTTTTCAAGGCCCTTGTCCTCTCGCAGTTCCGCGTTGCCCGGCTCATCCTGTTCCCTGGCAACAATCCTATCCAGCCCGGGTTTTTTGAATTTCCCATTCGCGACCTTTCCGACTTGGAAATCCTGATGCTGAGCCACTCCATCAGCCTGACTCCGGGAACAACCAGCGTGGAAGTCGATCCGGAGAAACAAGTTCTACTTGTCCATGCCCTTGAAGCAGACCGTCCGGAGGACGCCATTTCGGAAATTGAAAGAACTCTTCTCAAACCCCTCCTCGCCTTTACTCGACCATGA
- the mbhE gene encoding hydrogen gas-evolving membrane-bound hydrogenase subunit E, with amino-acid sequence MHELSDSLLPLGLALPWAVLILMLGGWRWTRGKALGRWLWTIPAAITGIILWKAGIGNGQNIETLQLLAWLPEMGINVSLQIDGLSLFFGLVVAGMGTLIFAYTAGYFAEKPKELRKFYTYLLLFLAAMLGTVFSGNLLILYVWWEMTGIASFFLIGYLHDDKEARNGARMALITTITTGMCLLAGILLIGLTAGTFEIVELIEEAPAFVDSGAWQAGFILILIGAFGKSAQFPFHYWLPNAMSAPTPVSAYLHSATMVKLGIFLIARIFPIFRPLDTWMPILVLIGFTTFLIGASFSFLSHKLKAILAFSTVSQLGFLVGFYGITPVEGAHWDLLHIMNHVLYKGALFMIVGVIDHSTGIKDIRQLGGLRKRLPLLYGITLLSAASMAGVIGTTGFLSKEYMLKEKLDYLTDGAFLNAFPIIVVVIGSILKVAFSLRFVLHIFHGRESEKAVAHFHPPSFLIQFPALFLTVFTVLGGLFPGLTTLALKLFSVPGLHAPDSPTLKIWHGWTSPAFLISCSILLAGYALYRIAEKTEWRWAKIPNWAQFDRFFTLGIENLPRFGGWVSRGLGVEHPKFHGPVLLITALIWMALPLVNGWNDLALPAFTANGLLVVWLAALLLVCAGLCLALLKSWMAQVIIMGGIGFLITFYFVLYRAPDLALTQILVEAASLVLLLILLLRFPQLQKSPRPLPRATSLVNFLLSAGIGLLVFLMTLAFSGARINEPLGTEYLAASLPKAKGTNAVNTILVDFRGFDTLLEVGVLVIATLGILGLLIRRKELKKNA; translated from the coding sequence ATGCATGAATTGAGCGACAGCCTGCTACCATTGGGACTGGCGCTGCCATGGGCAGTGCTCATCCTGATGCTGGGCGGGTGGCGTTGGACGCGCGGGAAGGCGCTTGGGCGCTGGCTTTGGACCATCCCGGCGGCGATAACCGGAATCATCCTCTGGAAGGCTGGCATCGGGAACGGGCAGAACATTGAAACCTTACAGCTTCTGGCATGGCTGCCGGAGATGGGGATCAATGTGAGCCTGCAAATTGATGGCTTGAGCCTCTTTTTCGGACTGGTGGTCGCCGGCATGGGGACACTGATTTTTGCCTACACGGCAGGCTATTTCGCGGAAAAGCCGAAGGAACTGAGGAAATTTTACACCTACCTGCTGTTATTTCTGGCGGCGATGCTGGGGACGGTCTTTTCGGGAAACCTGCTCATTCTCTATGTCTGGTGGGAGATGACCGGCATCGCCTCGTTTTTCCTCATCGGCTATCTGCATGATGACAAGGAAGCCCGCAACGGTGCGCGGATGGCCCTGATCACCACGATCACCACCGGCATGTGCCTGCTTGCGGGAATTCTACTGATCGGCCTGACTGCCGGGACCTTTGAAATTGTCGAGTTGATTGAAGAAGCTCCTGCCTTTGTGGATTCAGGCGCCTGGCAAGCTGGCTTCATTCTCATTCTCATAGGGGCCTTTGGAAAGTCGGCCCAATTCCCTTTTCACTACTGGTTGCCGAATGCCATGTCGGCCCCAACCCCCGTCTCAGCCTATCTGCACAGCGCGACGATGGTCAAACTCGGGATTTTCCTGATCGCCCGTATTTTCCCGATCTTCCGTCCCCTTGACACCTGGATGCCAATTCTGGTCCTGATCGGCTTTACCACCTTCCTCATTGGAGCCAGTTTTTCGTTCCTTTCGCACAAGCTGAAGGCCATCCTCGCTTTCTCAACTGTCAGTCAGCTGGGGTTTCTGGTCGGTTTTTATGGCATTACCCCGGTTGAAGGGGCGCATTGGGACCTTCTGCACATCATGAACCACGTACTCTACAAAGGTGCGCTTTTCATGATCGTGGGGGTAATTGACCATTCCACCGGTATCAAGGATATCCGCCAGCTCGGTGGGTTGAGAAAGCGGCTACCGCTACTCTATGGAATCACCCTCCTGTCGGCTGCGTCGATGGCCGGTGTGATCGGTACGACCGGATTCCTGAGCAAGGAATACATGCTCAAGGAAAAGCTCGATTACCTCACCGACGGAGCCTTTTTGAATGCCTTTCCGATCATTGTCGTGGTGATCGGTTCCATACTCAAAGTGGCATTTTCGCTACGTTTTGTCCTGCATATCTTCCATGGGCGCGAATCTGAAAAGGCGGTTGCACACTTTCATCCGCCCTCCTTTCTTATTCAATTCCCTGCCCTCTTCCTAACCGTCTTCACAGTCCTTGGCGGGCTTTTCCCGGGCCTTACCACCCTTGCCTTGAAATTGTTCAGTGTTCCCGGACTGCACGCCCCGGATTCGCCCACTCTGAAAATCTGGCACGGTTGGACCAGCCCTGCTTTCCTTATCAGTTGCTCGATCCTTTTGGCAGGCTACGCGCTTTACCGGATCGCCGAAAAGACGGAATGGCGCTGGGCCAAAATTCCAAACTGGGCCCAATTTGACCGGTTCTTCACCCTCGGAATTGAGAACCTTCCACGCTTTGGCGGATGGGTTTCCCGGGGGCTCGGGGTAGAGCATCCAAAGTTTCACGGTCCGGTCCTGTTGATCACCGCCCTTATCTGGATGGCGCTGCCCCTGGTCAATGGCTGGAACGATCTTGCACTGCCCGCCTTTACCGCAAACGGGCTCCTGGTTGTCTGGTTGGCGGCCCTCCTGCTGGTTTGCGCCGGACTCTGCCTTGCGCTCCTCAAATCATGGATGGCCCAAGTGATCATTATGGGTGGCATCGGGTTCCTCATCACTTTCTATTTTGTCCTTTACCGCGCACCAGACCTGGCCCTGACACAAATCCTTGTCGAGGCGGCTTCCCTCGTCCTCCTGTTAATCCTTTTGCTACGCTTCCCACAGCTCCAAAAGTCACCAAGGCCGCTTCCTCGGGCGACCAGCCTTGTCAATTTCCTCCTCTCAGCCGGGATTGGCCTGCTTGTCTTCCTGATGACCCTCGCCTTTTCGGGTGCGAGAATCAACGAACCATTGGGCACTGAGTATCTTGCGGCAAGCCTGCCCAAGGCGAAAGGCACCAATGCGGTGAACACTATTCTCGTTGATTTCCGGGGATTTGACACCCTTCTTGAAGTCGGGGTGCTTGTCATTGCCACGCTCGGAATCCTGGGACTGCTCATCCGAAGAAAGGAGCTGAAGAAAAATGCTTAA
- a CDS encoding proton-conducting transporter membrane subunit, giving the protein MLPALPILIPLITGILLLLMGSRGKLNRGVSILSLLVQILAGLMLAREAYTSGMAITHLGSWKAPLGIVLVGDKVASILVILALLVALASTLTGFSERSAAGDNPMRLPLVQFLVTGIQLSFLTGDLFNLFVAFEVMLLSSYGLMTLEADPKRIKQAYPYVILNLLASAIFLAGCGYAYALFGTLNYAGMAEAAQLLADAPGGAARISILTAVLALVFSIKAGMFPLYYWLPNSYPVLPPSLGALYSGLLTKVGIYVLLRLLGTIMPHTQEGLYLTIAWLGGATMLFGVLGAVSRMGVREILAFHVVSQVGFMILAIGFFTPVAFAATIFYMVHHIIVKSALFLTASGILKQFGTDNLTKTGGLWKKAPLFSVVFLIMAFSLAGLPPLSGFWAKLWILMEGISGKYYSLVAISLVASVLTLASMLKIWFGAFWQPAPDNCPDKMPMGAALWTALGLMTIVSLGVVLAVGPLWNASMAAASEMLTPSIYIEQVLSKGGTP; this is encoded by the coding sequence ATGCTTCCAGCACTGCCCATTTTAATTCCACTCATCACGGGGATTCTCCTGCTTCTCATGGGAAGCCGCGGGAAACTAAACCGTGGAGTATCCATTCTTTCATTACTGGTTCAAATCCTTGCCGGCCTGATGCTGGCCCGTGAAGCCTACACCAGCGGTATGGCAATCACCCATTTGGGATCATGGAAAGCTCCGCTGGGCATTGTCCTTGTCGGTGACAAGGTTGCCTCGATCCTCGTCATCCTGGCCCTGCTGGTGGCCCTTGCCTCCACCTTGACCGGGTTTTCCGAGCGGAGCGCGGCAGGCGATAACCCCATGCGCCTGCCCTTGGTGCAGTTTCTTGTCACGGGCATCCAGTTGAGTTTTCTTACCGGAGATCTCTTCAATCTCTTCGTCGCCTTTGAGGTCATGTTGCTTTCCTCATATGGGCTCATGACCCTTGAGGCGGATCCCAAACGGATCAAGCAAGCCTATCCGTACGTCATCCTGAACCTGCTTGCCTCGGCCATTTTCCTTGCCGGCTGCGGATACGCCTACGCCCTCTTTGGCACGCTCAATTATGCGGGCATGGCTGAGGCGGCGCAATTGCTGGCAGATGCTCCCGGTGGTGCTGCCCGGATCAGTATTCTCACTGCTGTGCTGGCACTTGTCTTCTCCATCAAGGCGGGAATGTTTCCGCTTTATTACTGGTTACCCAACAGTTATCCGGTTTTGCCACCATCCCTCGGAGCCCTCTATTCAGGCTTGCTGACAAAGGTCGGTATTTATGTCCTGCTCCGCTTGCTCGGGACAATCATGCCCCACACCCAGGAGGGCCTTTATCTGACAATTGCCTGGTTAGGTGGGGCCACCATGCTGTTTGGTGTTCTCGGTGCCGTTTCACGCATGGGTGTGCGGGAAATCCTCGCCTTTCACGTAGTCAGTCAGGTCGGGTTCATGATTCTCGCCATCGGGTTTTTCACGCCGGTTGCGTTTGCGGCGACTATTTTCTACATGGTGCACCACATCATTGTTAAGTCTGCGCTATTCCTGACGGCCAGCGGTATTCTCAAACAGTTCGGGACAGACAACCTCACGAAAACGGGGGGACTCTGGAAAAAGGCGCCTCTTTTCAGCGTGGTTTTTCTGATCATGGCATTCTCACTTGCCGGCTTGCCACCCCTGTCCGGATTCTGGGCCAAGCTTTGGATCCTGATGGAAGGCATATCCGGGAAGTACTACAGCCTTGTAGCGATCAGCCTTGTTGCCTCGGTTCTCACCCTGGCCTCCATGCTCAAGATCTGGTTTGGGGCATTCTGGCAGCCTGCACCGGATAATTGTCCCGACAAAATGCCCATGGGAGCTGCTCTCTGGACCGCCCTTGGCCTGATGACCATCGTCTCACTTGGCGTGGTTCTGGCAGTGGGTCCGCTCTGGAATGCGTCCATGGCGGCGGCCTCGGAAATGCTCACCCCATCCATCTACATTGAACAGGTATTGTCGAAGGGAGGAACCCCATGA
- a CDS encoding SAM-dependent methyltransferase has protein sequence MKPIDSNTMPAQAVDQSSWLDRIARKTVLSVFERFDRSPILLRLPEGREILFGKESQDTETAILNIHSKSFFRRILINGEIGFGEAYMEGDWSTPELTHVIAALIDNLEHIPQMSGSHAKALAFHLLGTLNKFAHWTRRNTRNNSRRNISEHYDLSNEFYSLWLDETLTYSSAWFMGDENLKTAQENKYQRLCEKMQLKPGMEVLEIGCGWGGFSIFAARNFGVKMTAITISEAQFEKASARVLEEGLKDSVTVLLSDYRDIEGQFDAIASIEMLEAVGHQYLKDYFAKCHHLLKPAGRVGLQVIVCPDSRYDAMRKSVDWIKKHIFPGGQLPSIKALIDSVNATGDLYLQHLESFGMHYAKTLNIWRDQFNEKRDAVMDLGFDETFFRKWNYYLAYCEAAFASRNINVSQLILSRPNNTDFVLEG, from the coding sequence ATGAAACCCATTGATTCCAACACAATGCCAGCCCAGGCAGTCGACCAGTCCTCATGGCTGGACCGAATCGCACGGAAAACCGTCCTTTCCGTATTCGAACGCTTTGACCGATCGCCGATTCTTCTGCGCCTTCCTGAAGGCAGGGAAATACTGTTCGGAAAAGAGTCCCAAGACACGGAAACAGCAATCCTCAACATTCACAGCAAGTCATTCTTCCGGCGAATCCTGATCAATGGTGAGATCGGTTTTGGTGAAGCCTACATGGAAGGAGACTGGAGCACGCCCGAGCTGACACACGTGATTGCCGCACTCATCGACAATCTGGAACACATTCCCCAGATGTCGGGAAGCCATGCCAAGGCCCTGGCGTTTCACCTTCTGGGGACCTTGAATAAATTCGCCCACTGGACGCGTCGAAATACACGGAATAACAGCCGCCGCAATATCAGTGAACACTACGACCTGAGCAACGAGTTCTATTCGCTCTGGCTTGATGAGACCCTCACCTATTCAAGCGCGTGGTTTATGGGCGATGAGAACCTGAAGACGGCCCAGGAAAACAAATATCAGCGCCTCTGTGAAAAGATGCAGCTCAAACCGGGCATGGAAGTTCTCGAGATTGGCTGTGGTTGGGGCGGCTTTTCGATCTTCGCCGCACGCAACTTCGGGGTGAAGATGACGGCAATCACCATTTCGGAAGCTCAATTTGAAAAAGCAAGTGCGCGAGTGCTTGAGGAGGGTCTAAAGGATTCGGTCACGGTTCTTCTCAGCGACTACCGGGATATCGAAGGGCAGTTTGATGCCATCGCCTCCATTGAGATGCTCGAGGCGGTCGGGCACCAATATCTCAAGGATTACTTCGCGAAATGCCATCACCTGCTCAAGCCGGCCGGCCGGGTTGGCCTGCAGGTAATTGTCTGCCCTGATTCACGCTATGACGCCATGCGCAAGTCAGTCGACTGGATCAAGAAACACATCTTTCCGGGTGGCCAGCTCCCCTCTATCAAGGCCCTCATTGATTCAGTCAATGCGACTGGCGATCTATACCTGCAGCATCTCGAGAGTTTTGGCATGCACTACGCGAAAACGCTCAACATCTGGCGCGATCAATTTAACGAAAAAAGGGATGCCGTCATGGATCTGGGATTTGATGAAACTTTTTTCCGTAAATGGAATTACTATCTGGCGTATTGCGAAGCGGCTTTCGCATCCCGCAATATCAATGTCTCACAGCTGATCCTCTCCCGGCCGAACAACACCGACTTTGTTCTCGAGGGCTGA
- a CDS encoding DUF481 domain-containing protein — protein sequence MTRKLITIGCSVLLLAVASDGATLRLNDGSRIEGELEKIHEGTFYFRTSFAGVIEVPLEQVSGLDSADAVSVRTSSGEVFQGPVRTEGGELEVTSAAGTVRTGLDTVVSGWEAGGRDPIVATREAELAGQLRKWTYMAGVDLSGKDGNSENFASAIVAEAKLEGPSDRLTIYGSYKYKESDGIRSEDEQKGGINYTNFFSEKWGWYVREELERDTFEGIEFRTTTAAGLTHRFIKEERLTLEGNAGLIYRYESYQDTGAESDGSAGLDLGLNLMWQFADWGKLVSSLEYTPSFDDFGRYLLDHESGIDIPLGTSDKWTMRFGVSNQYNSEPSGGREELDTSYFARLILLWD from the coding sequence ATGACTAGGAAACTTATAACAATTGGCTGTTCAGTGTTACTGTTGGCGGTAGCGAGTGACGGGGCGACGCTTCGGCTGAATGACGGTTCAAGGATTGAAGGCGAGCTGGAGAAAATCCACGAAGGGACCTTCTATTTTCGGACGAGCTTTGCCGGGGTGATTGAAGTCCCATTGGAGCAAGTGAGCGGGCTGGACAGTGCGGACGCGGTAAGCGTACGGACCTCCAGCGGTGAAGTCTTTCAAGGTCCGGTTCGGACGGAGGGCGGCGAGCTCGAAGTGACTTCGGCGGCGGGGACAGTCCGGACAGGATTGGACACGGTCGTATCGGGCTGGGAAGCGGGGGGACGTGATCCCATTGTGGCGACCCGGGAAGCGGAACTGGCGGGCCAGTTGCGCAAGTGGACTTACATGGCCGGGGTAGACCTTAGCGGCAAGGATGGGAATTCCGAAAATTTTGCCTCAGCCATCGTGGCGGAAGCCAAGTTGGAAGGTCCATCAGACCGGCTGACGATTTACGGCAGTTACAAGTACAAGGAATCCGATGGCATTCGTTCCGAAGACGAGCAAAAGGGCGGTATTAACTACACGAACTTCTTCTCCGAGAAGTGGGGCTGGTATGTCCGCGAGGAACTGGAGCGCGACACCTTTGAAGGGATTGAATTCCGCACGACAACAGCCGCGGGTCTCACGCATCGCTTCATTAAGGAGGAGCGTCTGACCCTTGAGGGGAATGCTGGTCTCATTTACCGCTACGAGAGTTACCAGGATACCGGGGCTGAATCGGACGGGTCAGCAGGCCTGGATTTGGGTCTTAACCTGATGTGGCAGTTCGCTGACTGGGGTAAGCTCGTGAGCTCGCTGGAATACACGCCCAGTTTCGATGACTTTGGCAGGTATCTGCTCGATCATGAATCCGGGATTGATATCCCGCTTGGCACATCGGACAAGTGGACGATGCGGTTCGGTGTCAGCAACCAATACAACAGTGAACCAAGCGGGGGCCGTGAGGAACTCGATACAAGCTATTTTGCCCGACTGATTCTCCTTTGGGATTAA
- a CDS encoding monovalent cation/H+ antiporter complex subunit F encodes MILNTAIQACEIMLSIAVLIGFYRLAKGPTAVDRIIAFDLIVLTIVAFTALLSIEEGTEHFLELILVISLLGFFGTIALIKAMGATENTEEVE; translated from the coding sequence ATGATTCTGAACACCGCCATTCAAGCCTGCGAGATCATGCTCTCCATTGCCGTCCTGATCGGGTTTTACCGCCTGGCCAAGGGGCCGACTGCCGTTGACCGCATTATCGCCTTTGACTTGATTGTCCTGACGATCGTTGCCTTCACGGCGCTCCTTTCCATCGAGGAGGGAACGGAACACTTTCTCGAGCTGATACTGGTCATTTCCCTGCTTGGATTTTTCGGGACAATCGCCCTCATAAAGGCCATGGGAGCCACTGAAAACACGGAGGAAGTTGAATGA
- a CDS encoding NAD(P)/FAD-dependent oxidoreductase, whose amino-acid sequence METVAIVGTGIAGMSCAHRIHRQVDLTLYESQKEPGGHTHTVDLVGDSGIPVDTGFMVYNETTYPLLTQLFSELKVETFETDMSFGVQYRPDGIEYSGSSLNALFAQRRNMLRPRFIRMIRDILRFNKLAVGELANPEILDLTLEGFIQKHGFSQAFMHYYLVPMTSAIWSTPPDEMLGFPAHTLIRFMYNHGLLGVRTHHQWRTVKGGSRQYRDKLIAPFKDKIRCNAPVTSVRRDENGVRVRDASGEERCFDKVVMATHADTTLKLLEDPTDKERELLGSFEYGKNKITLHTDASVLPQRIKAWASWNYRIDEVNGGARQASTHYWMNALQKLPTDKTVMVSVNEPDIVDREKVAREFTFDHPMFSKKSVDAQFELPHLNENRKLYFCGSYFRYGFHEDGILSGYAAADRLLTHSAAYAKLAI is encoded by the coding sequence ATGGAAACTGTAGCCATTGTAGGGACTGGGATTGCGGGCATGTCATGCGCCCATCGCATTCACCGACAGGTTGATTTGACGCTCTATGAGTCCCAAAAGGAGCCCGGAGGACACACCCACACGGTTGATCTAGTTGGGGATAGCGGCATTCCTGTAGACACCGGATTCATGGTCTACAACGAGACCACCTATCCCCTGCTCACACAGCTGTTTTCTGAATTGAAGGTGGAGACTTTCGAAACAGACATGTCCTTTGGCGTACAATACAGGCCGGACGGAATTGAATATTCGGGCTCAAGTCTGAATGCGCTCTTTGCCCAGCGTCGGAATATGCTTCGTCCGCGTTTCATTCGCATGATTCGCGACATTCTGCGCTTCAACAAACTTGCCGTCGGCGAGCTGGCGAATCCGGAGATCCTCGATTTAACCCTGGAGGGCTTCATTCAGAAGCATGGCTTCAGCCAGGCCTTCATGCATTACTACCTCGTCCCCATGACGTCGGCCATCTGGTCAACACCTCCGGACGAAATGCTGGGCTTTCCCGCACACACGCTGATCCGCTTCATGTACAACCATGGCCTCCTCGGGGTCCGCACCCATCACCAGTGGAGGACGGTCAAGGGGGGCTCACGCCAATATCGCGATAAGCTGATTGCACCGTTCAAGGATAAAATTCGCTGTAACGCACCGGTCACATCCGTGCGGCGGGATGAGAACGGGGTCCGGGTCAGAGATGCCAGCGGGGAAGAACGCTGCTTTGACAAGGTAGTCATGGCAACCCATGCGGATACGACATTGAAGCTGCTTGAAGACCCTACGGACAAGGAGCGTGAACTCCTCGGCTCATTCGAATACGGAAAAAATAAAATCACGCTTCACACCGACGCCTCAGTGCTTCCACAGAGGATAAAGGCCTGGGCCTCATGGAATTACCGCATCGATGAAGTCAATGGAGGCGCACGGCAGGCCAGCACCCACTATTGGATGAACGCGCTGCAAAAGCTTCCCACTGACAAGACGGTCATGGTCTCTGTCAACGAGCCGGACATCGTCGACCGTGAGAAGGTCGCAAGGGAATTTACCTTCGACCATCCCATGTTCTCAAAGAAGTCCGTCGATGCGCAATTTGAATTGCCTCACCTCAATGAAAACCGGAAGCTATATTTCTGCGGCAGTTATTTCCGGTACGGGTTTCATGAAGATGGCATCCTCTCCGGCTATGCAGCCGCAGATCGTCTGCTGACGCACTCTGCCGCCTATGCAAAGCTCGCTATATAA